In Micromonospora sp. WMMD980, the following are encoded in one genomic region:
- a CDS encoding AAA family ATPase gives MKFTSLTMKNWRPFHGTHRIDFSTDPERPVTLILGPNGAGKTGLLNAFTWALYGDFTDGFEIKESLVNIEALKNDPDAETVVELELEHAGANYKVKRKTDARKQLDGDYPVTVTRNGELTIMDEIYRILPKPLKDLFFFPAETFNNASVLQGDRPGEGASLNIGSAIRALLAGDIYDHAAEDLRGALASEALRPTQKYTNETVDAARHAWEQAQIELTAAEDRRDKLPDLLAQARDQAARAKREAEKYNPDEVKKWERKYSALKVAVDAADGMAQRAHDLYLALVRNAYLHFSQRATESAVQRLDIAEKYGLMPPRIHDSVLEKSLADGVCALCRTPLADETRTRVAELLSHVTEHAIAVLGLETRTELKSHLEQFERQITDLRVQVGSLADDLGVAGPAKDADMRMLQSVLRMSIEAASRAQTKSRRELKEFMEEQDAPSAVGGNSPVDIAMFKQQAVDRLEQEFREIDAAIEAAKLLEREKMADYTRKSSKLDTHNRRTAAIEILRAAKDFFDAARKGLSIHGRQDFANAINETYTDLIAKQYEIRVGEDFSITVAAEGRDEPMPLSQSEKVLLLIAFLGAIARLAPVYAEIARRNEQFQRAGEVKTSSKEGFPVVLDSPTSPLDDEYEVDVVRALPHLLPQTIVIVSAKSVETWETISCDVGSVNIMELTSHKQSNRHVRWNGKDHIYSTQDDGVEPARTRMTKIG, from the coding sequence GTGAAGTTCACCTCTCTGACCATGAAGAACTGGCGGCCCTTCCACGGCACCCACCGCATCGACTTTTCCACCGACCCCGAACGGCCAGTGACGTTGATCCTTGGCCCCAACGGGGCGGGCAAGACCGGACTGCTCAACGCCTTCACGTGGGCTCTGTACGGTGACTTCACCGACGGCTTCGAGATTAAGGAGAGCCTCGTCAACATCGAGGCCCTCAAGAACGATCCTGATGCAGAAACCGTCGTCGAACTCGAGCTCGAACATGCAGGAGCGAACTACAAGGTCAAGCGGAAGACCGACGCCCGAAAGCAGCTCGACGGCGACTACCCCGTGACAGTCACCAGGAACGGTGAGCTGACGATCATGGATGAGATATACCGGATCTTGCCGAAGCCACTCAAGGACCTGTTCTTCTTCCCGGCGGAAACGTTTAACAACGCAAGTGTTCTGCAGGGCGATCGGCCGGGGGAAGGCGCATCTCTGAATATCGGGTCGGCAATCAGGGCGTTGCTGGCAGGAGACATTTACGATCACGCGGCCGAGGATCTACGCGGCGCCCTCGCGAGCGAGGCCCTGCGCCCGACTCAGAAGTACACCAACGAGACAGTGGACGCGGCGCGCCACGCCTGGGAGCAGGCACAGATCGAACTCACTGCCGCCGAAGACAGGCGCGACAAGCTCCCGGACCTGCTTGCACAGGCCCGGGATCAGGCCGCCCGGGCTAAGCGGGAGGCGGAAAAGTATAATCCCGACGAGGTAAAGAAGTGGGAACGCAAGTACTCCGCGCTCAAGGTTGCGGTAGATGCCGCCGATGGTATGGCACAGCGCGCTCATGATCTCTACCTCGCTTTGGTCCGAAACGCATACCTCCACTTCAGTCAACGCGCTACCGAATCAGCCGTTCAGCGGCTTGATATAGCCGAGAAGTACGGTCTGATGCCGCCGCGTATTCACGACTCAGTACTGGAGAAGTCCCTCGCTGACGGCGTGTGCGCGCTGTGTCGGACACCGCTCGCCGACGAAACGCGCACACGAGTCGCAGAACTGCTGTCCCACGTGACCGAGCACGCGATCGCCGTTCTCGGGCTGGAGACGCGAACAGAACTCAAAAGCCATCTGGAGCAGTTCGAGCGCCAGATCACCGATCTGCGCGTCCAGGTCGGCTCGCTCGCTGACGACCTAGGAGTGGCCGGGCCGGCAAAAGACGCGGACATGCGAATGCTGCAGTCGGTGCTGCGCATGAGCATCGAGGCGGCGAGCCGTGCACAGACCAAGAGTCGGCGCGAACTCAAGGAATTTATGGAGGAGCAGGACGCTCCGAGCGCGGTTGGCGGAAACAGCCCTGTTGACATCGCCATGTTCAAGCAACAGGCCGTCGACCGGCTCGAGCAGGAGTTCCGAGAAATCGATGCAGCCATCGAGGCCGCCAAGCTGCTCGAACGTGAGAAAATGGCCGACTACACCCGGAAGTCGTCCAAGCTGGACACTCATAATCGGCGGACGGCGGCTATCGAGATTCTTCGTGCAGCCAAAGATTTCTTCGATGCGGCCCGCAAAGGGTTGAGTATCCATGGTCGGCAGGATTTCGCCAATGCAATCAATGAAACCTATACTGATTTGATTGCTAAGCAATACGAGATCCGCGTTGGTGAGGACTTCAGTATCACTGTGGCCGCAGAGGGTCGCGACGAGCCGATGCCGCTGTCGCAATCGGAGAAAGTTCTCCTGCTGATCGCTTTCCTCGGCGCCATCGCGCGACTCGCGCCAGTCTATGCCGAGATTGCACGCAGGAACGAGCAGTTCCAGCGGGCAGGCGAAGTGAAGACATCTTCGAAGGAGGGTTTCCCCGTCGTGCTCGACTCTCCGACCAGTCCGCTGGACGACGAGTACGAGGTCGACGTAGTGCGGGCGCTTCCGCACCTCCTCCCGCAAACTATCGTCATTGTCTCGGCGAAGTCGGTCGAGACATGGGAGACGATCTCCTGCGATGTCGGGAGCGTCAATATCATGGAATTGACGTCCCATAAGCAAAGCAACCGGCATGTCCGCTGGAATGGGAAAGATCACATCTACAGCACCCAGGACGACGGTGTCGAACCGGCACGTACACGCATGACGAAGATTGGCTGA
- a CDS encoding DEAD/DEAH box helicase family protein translates to MLPSWDPNWKRRYNSPPDNLINDFYIPSFARSTTYDRAVGFFSAKLLASIAPAIDRFVLNGGRMRLITSPAHLNDEELEAIGEGEELRQRIREDLIAAVAKPIPNPVLVDRLKLLTWMVANDRLDVRIALREHPRGYGLFHEKIGVFADHEGNWMTFTGSPNETLGGAQLHSESFPLHRSWANEDQRAYAQEERDRFEHVWQEQIDGIALWRVNDWIEDPMRSTFGVRAPSAAQARIHEQGEPDRLYVSLVDDATFVPSLPEDLVLRDYQRTAVNDWLKAGGKGTFAMATGTGKTLTALAATTQASIYVAKSDRPLLILVIVPSIDLVGQWLSDAERFNFRPAVCHGDLRRGQEEHLKSVFSAARSNHGRRTEMVITTADSLTPRTNEGGSDHFLQRQLGRHKGHLLVIGDEMHSLGTSSRLAALPTHATMRLGLSATPKRHGDETGTEALLDYFGAPVLSISIKEAIYRYYALVPYDYYPQPVELTDEESVQYRLISQRIARAFAAEDDQAAEAHIRARTRLIQHAANKRVRLRQLMAQRLRNESHQIIYVAEGRDPESDFSQLEETERMLASEFGMRVERYYGETDRRRRELLQARLASGDIQALLAMKCLDEGVDIPSARIGVITASTQNPRQFVQRRGRLLRRDPDNPKSHAVIYDFIVMPPRPDGAASESEKRLIGVELSRAAELADAARNSEALSSVIAWAYEYGLRPAEYTWMDLTAEGDMEEWAQ, encoded by the coding sequence ATGCTGCCGTCCTGGGACCCGAACTGGAAGCGCCGCTACAACTCTCCCCCTGACAACCTGATCAACGACTTCTACATCCCGTCGTTCGCTCGGTCCACTACGTACGACCGAGCCGTCGGCTTCTTCTCTGCCAAGCTCCTAGCGTCTATCGCGCCCGCCATCGACCGGTTCGTGCTCAACGGCGGCAGGATGCGCCTCATCACCTCCCCAGCACACCTGAACGACGAAGAACTCGAAGCCATCGGTGAAGGCGAGGAGCTGCGGCAGCGCATCCGAGAAGACCTCATCGCAGCCGTCGCCAAGCCCATCCCTAACCCCGTCCTCGTCGACCGGCTGAAACTACTCACTTGGATGGTCGCAAACGACAGGCTCGACGTGCGCATCGCGCTACGCGAGCACCCGCGAGGATACGGTCTCTTCCACGAGAAGATCGGCGTGTTCGCAGACCATGAGGGCAACTGGATGACCTTCACCGGAAGCCCCAACGAAACGCTCGGCGGCGCCCAACTGCACTCAGAGTCATTTCCGCTGCACCGAAGCTGGGCCAACGAAGACCAACGCGCCTACGCGCAGGAGGAACGTGATCGCTTCGAGCACGTGTGGCAGGAACAGATTGACGGCATCGCACTCTGGCGAGTGAACGACTGGATCGAAGATCCCATGCGTTCGACCTTCGGCGTCCGCGCCCCCTCAGCGGCCCAGGCCAGAATCCACGAGCAAGGCGAACCCGACCGACTATACGTGTCGCTTGTTGATGACGCGACGTTCGTTCCGTCGCTCCCTGAGGACCTTGTTCTGCGAGACTATCAAAGGACCGCAGTCAATGACTGGCTCAAGGCCGGCGGCAAAGGCACCTTCGCCATGGCTACAGGGACCGGCAAGACACTGACAGCGCTCGCCGCCACAACCCAGGCTTCGATCTATGTCGCCAAAAGTGATCGTCCCCTACTGATCCTGGTCATCGTTCCTTCGATCGATCTCGTAGGACAATGGTTGTCTGATGCGGAGCGGTTCAACTTCCGGCCCGCCGTCTGCCATGGGGACCTGCGGCGCGGCCAAGAGGAGCATCTCAAGTCGGTTTTCTCGGCTGCTCGATCAAATCACGGACGCCGCACTGAGATGGTGATCACGACGGCCGACAGCCTAACCCCGCGCACCAATGAAGGCGGCTCAGATCATTTCCTGCAACGCCAGCTCGGGCGCCATAAGGGTCACCTGCTTGTCATCGGCGACGAGATGCATTCCCTGGGAACATCGAGCCGGTTGGCAGCGCTGCCCACCCACGCAACCATGCGGCTGGGACTGTCGGCCACGCCGAAACGCCATGGCGACGAAACCGGCACGGAAGCGCTGCTGGACTATTTTGGTGCCCCGGTGCTCTCCATCAGCATCAAAGAGGCCATCTACAGGTATTACGCCTTGGTGCCGTACGACTACTACCCGCAGCCGGTCGAGCTTACCGACGAGGAGAGCGTTCAATATCGCCTCATATCACAGCGAATCGCCCGGGCTTTTGCTGCCGAGGACGACCAAGCCGCCGAAGCGCACATTAGGGCACGCACTCGGTTGATCCAGCACGCGGCGAACAAGCGAGTGCGCTTGCGGCAGCTCATGGCGCAACGGCTGAGAAACGAGAGTCATCAGATCATCTACGTCGCGGAAGGCCGTGACCCTGAGTCGGACTTCTCGCAGCTAGAAGAAACCGAGCGGATGTTGGCCTCGGAGTTCGGCATGCGCGTTGAGCGCTACTACGGAGAAACTGACCGGCGCCGTCGAGAGCTGCTGCAGGCACGCTTGGCGTCCGGCGACATCCAAGCCCTGCTGGCGATGAAGTGCCTCGACGAGGGTGTCGACATCCCCTCGGCTCGGATCGGCGTGATCACCGCCTCCACCCAGAACCCACGGCAGTTCGTCCAGCGCCGCGGCAGGCTCCTGCGTCGGGATCCCGACAACCCGAAGTCACATGCGGTGATCTACGACTTCATCGTCATGCCGCCACGCCCGGACGGCGCGGCGTCGGAATCTGAGAAACGCCTGATCGGAGTCGAGCTGTCACGCGCCGCCGAGTTGGCGGATGCGGCTCGCAACAGCGAGGCTCTATCCTCAGTGATTGCCTGGGCGTACGAGTATGGGCTGCGCCCTGCCGAGTACACGTGGATGGACCTCACCGCTGAGGGCGACATGGAGGAGTGGGCGCAATGA
- the dndE gene encoding DNA sulfur modification protein DndE, whose product MTHRSKRFIADGAVVGPPDAVRIGADVREQLITMKRRTGVMNWNVLCRWALCRSLAEPTAPTAASLSSDTAVEMTWKTFAGNTGDLYWWLIKLRTQQLQLSLDEPSLHVQLRAHITRGTQYLVGDAGMRDTPDLIALVR is encoded by the coding sequence ATGACGCACCGGAGTAAGAGGTTTATAGCGGATGGCGCCGTCGTGGGCCCCCCGGACGCCGTCCGCATTGGAGCAGACGTTCGCGAGCAGCTGATCACAATGAAACGGCGGACCGGGGTGATGAATTGGAACGTGTTGTGCCGATGGGCGCTGTGCCGATCCCTCGCCGAGCCCACGGCTCCGACGGCCGCCTCGCTGAGCAGTGACACCGCAGTCGAGATGACCTGGAAGACATTTGCCGGCAACACCGGCGACCTCTACTGGTGGCTCATCAAACTGCGTACGCAGCAACTCCAGCTGTCACTCGATGAGCCCTCACTGCACGTTCAGCTGCGTGCTCACATCACCCGAGGCACGCAATATCTCGTCGGTGATGCAGGTATGCGCGATACGCCTGATCTCATCGCGCTCGTACGATGA